In Phoenix dactylifera cultivar Barhee BC4 chromosome 11, palm_55x_up_171113_PBpolish2nd_filt_p, whole genome shotgun sequence, the following are encoded in one genomic region:
- the LOC120112556 gene encoding activity-regulated cytoskeleton-associated protein-like encodes MSEPVGSPHPWRPHGRHAHEGRREERVNREGDARGFGPHERGLPKPKIEFPSFGGGDPYEWLDKVEQYFHVYEIPREERVTLASYHLEGRANRWWRWLRNIYEKERNYLGWTTFVQEFMNQWGPSPTVNHHGQLAKLKQEGKVQAYIDEFRQLQTMVEGWPEEALLGTFVDRLKPWLSKEIKLKQPTRLQEAMRMAEILDQANIHD; translated from the coding sequence ATGAGTGAGCCCGTAGGTAGCCCTCATCCTTGGAGGCCTCATGGCCGACATGCACAtgaaggaaggagggaggaacGGGTGAACCGTGAGGGAGATGCTAGAGGTTTCGGTCCACATGAGAGGGGACTCCCAAAACCTAAAATTGAGTTCCCATCTTTTGGAGGAGGGGATCCTTATGAGTGGCTCGATAAAGTCGAGCAATATTTTCATGTATATGAGATCCCTAGAGAGGAGAGGGTGACCTTAGCTAGCTACCATCTGGAGGGGAGAGCCAATAGGTGGTGGAGGTGGCTAAGGAATATTTATGAAAAAGAGAGGAACTACTTAGGGTGGACGACCTTTGTCCAAGAGTTCATGAACCAATGGGGGCCTTCACCAACTGTCAATCACCACGGCCAATTGGCCAAGCTCAAGCAAGAAGGCAAGGTGCAAGCGTACATCGACGAGTTTCGCCAACTTCAAACCATGGTTGAGGGTTGGCCGGAAGAAGCACTACTTGGCACCTTCGTGGACAGGCTCAAGCCTTGGCTCTCCAAGGAGATCAAACTCAAACAGCCCACCCGCCTTCAAGAAGCAATGAGGATGGCGGAAATCCTTGATCAAGCCAACATCCATGACTAG